In one window of Frigoriglobus tundricola DNA:
- a CDS encoding DUF1264 domain-containing protein — protein MDRRELLGALGALGAVPVCGALPAAAAGHGGKDDGGPMSAPHFHFCGIHMAKKNKNIQFVTQHYCAAHTGGSEGDVFQCVLFDGTGKNAKLVGVEYLISEGAYAKLPDAEKKYWHAHTYEVLGGGLIAPAMSAEDEMKFMKVVIKTWGKAWHTWPDPSTAVPVGEPLLIWSLMGDGQVDEKVLAQRDKEFKVDTAKIREARTKELGLEVPNVPVPKDMNTIGRQWTETGTDKPTPKKN, from the coding sequence ATGGATCGTCGCGAGTTGCTCGGTGCGCTCGGTGCCCTGGGAGCCGTACCGGTCTGCGGGGCACTGCCGGCGGCCGCAGCGGGGCACGGTGGGAAGGACGACGGCGGGCCGATGTCCGCCCCGCACTTCCACTTCTGCGGCATTCACATGGCCAAGAAGAACAAGAACATCCAGTTCGTCACGCAGCACTACTGCGCCGCGCACACCGGCGGCTCGGAGGGCGACGTGTTCCAGTGCGTCCTGTTCGACGGGACCGGTAAGAACGCGAAACTGGTGGGCGTCGAGTACCTGATCTCGGAAGGGGCCTACGCCAAGTTGCCCGACGCCGAGAAGAAGTACTGGCACGCTCACACGTATGAAGTTCTCGGCGGCGGCCTGATCGCCCCGGCGATGAGTGCCGAGGACGAGATGAAATTCATGAAGGTCGTCATCAAGACGTGGGGCAAAGCGTGGCACACGTGGCCCGACCCGTCCACCGCCGTGCCGGTCGGCGAGCCGCTCCTGATCTGGTCGCTCATGGGCGACGGACAGGTGGACGAGAAGGTCCTCGCGCAGCGCGACAAGGAATTCAAGGTCGATACCGCGAAGATCCGCGAGGCCCGCACAAAGGAGCTGGGCCTCGAGGTGCCCAACGTCCCGGTGCCGAAAGACATGAACACGATCGGCCGCCAGTGGACCGAAACGGGTACCGACAAGCCGACGCCGAAGAAGAACTGA